The following are from one region of the Advenella mimigardefordensis DPN7 genome:
- the fdxA gene encoding ferredoxin FdxA produces the protein MTHVVTENCIKCKYTDCVDVCPVDCFKEGPNFLIIDPDECIDCAVCIPECPANAIFAEEDVPQDQMKFIALNAELSADFTTISRSVKPLPDADEWNGKEDKLQYLER, from the coding sequence ATGACTCACGTCGTGACCGAAAACTGCATCAAATGTAAATACACCGATTGCGTCGATGTCTGTCCGGTGGATTGCTTCAAGGAAGGCCCCAATTTTCTGATTATCGATCCGGACGAATGCATTGACTGTGCCGTCTGTATCCCCGAATGCCCTGCCAATGCCATTTTCGCCGAAGAAGATGTGCCCCAGGACCAAATGAAGTTTATCGCCCTCAACGCCGAACTCAGCGCGGATTTCACCACCATCAGCCGGTCTGTCAAGCCCTTGCCTGACGCCGACGAATGGAATGGCAAGGAAGACAAACTGCAATATCTCGAACGTTAA